In Microcaecilia unicolor unplaced genomic scaffold, aMicUni1.1, whole genome shotgun sequence, a single genomic region encodes these proteins:
- the LOC115459363 gene encoding LOW QUALITY PROTEIN: L-seryl-tRNA(Sec) kinase-like (The sequence of the model RefSeq protein was modified relative to this genomic sequence to represent the inferred CDS: inserted 3 bases in 2 codons) — MAGPSTGPSSARLLGLCVLCGLPAAGKSTLAQALSRGTAWDCALISYDDIILEEAFMSPLVMPSWKWYRQQLLTYIEHFLVALKTGSSLSAPAERKNTVWQNFVRILKEQGFISSDTPGSEACHLQLKPKACSPLYVVLDDNFYYQSMRYEVYQLARKYSLGFCQLFVDCSLDSCLQRNRHRDRPVAEGTILLMAEKIEIPNPEKNFWEKNSIVVRSEGPAWEDNLKVNCLLRMALENPVKEFQDNAEEKEADRLVTAASVLHQTDQALRKIISETMRMAKDSVPTREMKALAQXLSKLKSQLLEDLRYGNILDQMSLQRGTEVQDIVALFIREXDGMILEYLGTPVLKEAVELLDN; from the exons ATGGCAGGGCCTAGCACTGGTCCATCCAGTGCCAGACTTCTTGGCCTCTGTGTGCTCTGTGGTCTTCCAGCTGCCGGAAAATCCACGCTTGCCCAAGCTCTAAGCCGTGGCACTGCCTGGGACTGCGCACTCATCTCCTATGATGACATCATCCTAGAAGAGGCTTTTATGTCACCACTAGTG ATGCCCTCCTGGAAATGGTATAGGCAGCAGCTGTTAACATACATCGAGCATTTCTTAGTGGCTCTTAAAACTGGTTCTTCACTGTCTGCTCCAGCAGAAAGAAAAAACACTGTGTGGCAAAACTTTGTTCGTATCCTGAAGGAGCAGGGCTTCATTTCTTCAGACACACCGGGCTCGGAAGCCTGTCACCTCCAGCTAAAGCCCAAGGCCTGCAGCCCCCTCTACGTCGTACTGGATGATAACTTCTATTATCAGAGCATGAGATATGAAGTCTACCAGCTGGCTCGGAAAT ACTCCTtgggcttttgccagttgtttgTGGACTGTTCGCTGGACTCCTGCCTGCAGAGAAATCGTCACAGAGACAGACCTGTAGCAGAGGGAACAATCCTGCTGATGGCTGAGAAAATAGAAATCCCAAATCCAGAAAAAAACTTCTGGGAAAAGAACAGCATCGTTGTGAGGAGTGAAGGTCCCGCTTGGGAGGATAA CCTAAAGGTGAATTGTTTGTTACGTATGGCCTTGGAAAATCCCGTGAAAGAATTTCAGGACAATGCCGAGGAAAAG GAAGCCGATCGTTTGGTGACTGCAGCCAGTGTTCTTCATCAGACCGACCAGGCTTTGCGGAAAATTATCTCTGAAACCATGAGGATGGCAAAAG ACAGTGTCCCGACCAGAGAAATGAAAGCTTTGGCAC GACTGAGCAAGCTCAAATCTCAGCTTTTGGAAGACTTACGATATGGAAACATTCTGGACCAGATGTCCCTACAAAGAGGCACTGAAGTACAGGACATTGTGGCATTGTTCATCAGAGA AGATGGAATGATACTGGAATATCTTGGCACACCAGTGTTGAAAGAGGCTGTGGAACTGTTGGACAACTGA